A part of Desulfobacter sp. genomic DNA contains:
- a CDS encoding electron transfer flavoprotein subunit beta/FixA family protein — protein sequence MDILVCVKPDMSGQEIGPFEALALEAGLQLRDSGGRVDVVTAGPGEWEDILRRALGMGADRGFHILVPDHDGPGGLVPASVTAGILARALSGPEFQVKYDLILTGVMSQDLMAGQTGPMLAEYLGLSLATAVVGMQIGKDGITAEREWEGGTRERLGLPLPALVSVQAGGYVPRYPSLSNMLRAKSAPIHTIFPDGDAKSVPREIFLDTAVPEKSRAGVRAAGGIHDQVRAFTAFIRERGII from the coding sequence ATGGATATTCTTGTATGTGTCAAGCCGGATATGTCGGGGCAGGAAATCGGCCCCTTTGAGGCCCTGGCCCTGGAGGCGGGGTTGCAGCTGCGGGACAGCGGCGGCAGGGTGGATGTGGTTACAGCCGGTCCCGGGGAATGGGAGGATATCCTTCGCCGGGCGCTGGGCATGGGCGCGGACAGGGGATTTCACATCCTCGTCCCTGACCATGACGGCCCCGGGGGACTGGTGCCGGCTTCCGTGACGGCCGGCATCCTGGCCCGTGCCCTTTCCGGTCCCGAATTCCAAGTTAAATACGATCTGATTCTCACCGGCGTCATGTCCCAGGACCTTATGGCCGGCCAGACCGGGCCCATGCTGGCCGAATACCTGGGGCTTTCCCTGGCCACGGCCGTGGTCGGCATGCAAATCGGAAAAGACGGGATAACCGCCGAAAGGGAATGGGAAGGGGGAACGAGGGAAAGACTTGGGCTGCCCCTGCCGGCGCTGGTTTCTGTCCAGGCCGGCGGGTATGTCCCCCGGTATCCAAGCCTTTCCAATATGCTCCGGGCCAAATCCGCGCCCATCCACACCATTTTCCCGGACGGCGACGCCAAGTCGGTTCCCCGGGAAATCTTCCTGGATACGGCTGTTCCGGAAAAGAGCCGGGCAGGGGTAAGGGCCGCCGGCGGCATCCATGACCAGGTGCGGGCATTTACCGCATTCATAAGGGAGAGGGGGATAATATGA
- a CDS encoding acyl-CoA/acyl-ACP dehydrogenase: MEPHHRLTGKIRAFAREYILNRSGLGIDADFPEDIWAAMGEAGLMDPGCLDNEHPCRSIAAGARAMVDTGGNLGLALSWMIHQLTARYLVYPHLSCILDNGFWEGVRSGRTTVAFAVSEPGAGAHPKFMSAAAEKKEGAWLVSGEKAYLTNGPISHCFIVIAATGREPDGRKAFSAFLVPGNRPGLSPCTPMEIPFFRPAPHGNIRLDNCRLGMDRLLGEEGRAFSDMVLPFRRLEDAAMTGAVSGAMAFVLSRAAAALTGSGRDSGPMLERLGELGAGAAAAAYLSDHMAAMADGEGTVLESLNIHFRQTTAGFLSGLEQLLAENDVPLPGRAAILVRDLVSSAKIGGTVAGIKKQKIGRRLLDNSL, from the coding sequence ATGGAACCGCATCATCGTTTGACCGGTAAGATAAGGGCCTTTGCCCGGGAGTATATTCTGAACAGATCCGGATTGGGGATTGATGCGGATTTTCCTGAAGATATCTGGGCGGCCATGGGAGAGGCCGGGCTCATGGACCCCGGATGCCTGGATAATGAACACCCCTGCCGCAGCATCGCCGCCGGTGCCCGGGCCATGGTGGACACCGGCGGGAACCTGGGGCTTGCCCTGTCCTGGATGATCCACCAGCTGACGGCCAGGTACCTGGTTTATCCCCACCTGTCCTGCATCCTGGATAATGGGTTCTGGGAGGGGGTAAGGTCCGGCAGGACCACCGTGGCCTTTGCCGTGTCCGAACCCGGGGCCGGGGCCCATCCCAAATTCATGTCCGCCGCGGCTGAGAAAAAAGAGGGGGCATGGCTGGTTTCCGGTGAAAAGGCCTACCTGACCAACGGCCCGATTTCCCATTGTTTTATTGTCATTGCCGCCACCGGCCGTGAACCGGACGGGCGAAAGGCCTTTTCCGCCTTCCTGGTCCCGGGCAATCGCCCGGGGCTTTCTCCCTGCACACCCATGGAGATCCCTTTTTTCAGGCCTGCCCCCCACGGGAATATCCGCCTGGACAACTGCCGCCTGGGCATGGACCGGTTACTGGGTGAGGAAGGCCGTGCCTTTTCCGATATGGTGCTCCCCTTCCGGCGGCTGGAAGATGCGGCCATGACCGGAGCGGTTTCCGGGGCCATGGCCTTTGTCCTGTCCCGGGCGGCCGCGGCCCTTACCGGTTCTGGCCGGGACAGCGGCCCAATGCTTGAGCGCCTGGGGGAACTGGGGGCAGGGGCGGCGGCGGCCGCCTACCTGTCGGACCACATGGCCGCCATGGCCGACGGGGAGGGAACAGTCCTGGAGAGTTTAAATATCCATTTTCGGCAGACGACGGCCGGGTTCCTCAGCGGCCTGGAGCAGCTTCTGGCGGAGAATGATGTGCCGTTGCCTGGACGGGCCGCCATCCTGGTCAGGGACCTTGTCTCATCGGCTAAAATCGGCGGTACCGTGGCCGGAATTAAAAAGCAGAAAATCGGCCGCCGCCTTCTGGACAATAGTCTCTGA
- a CDS encoding VWA domain-containing protein produces METLILEFASCCRADGMRISTAEVLDCLNQLDLAGPQDEPVFHTILRANFAKSRREQAEFERLYRLFFHEMKGGGGMPESGTGGTEQDRITADGFELLAQLEDTAPMETDLDQALMDFMKGDPEAFILAVRQIQDQESEKVQAVKSNLGQLTGRLEIMLAVNKMRQRVAQFSGSPDTPVVNGERARLEEMAGRRLDRALAFLSEDPRPDNAGLRSGGAGEKRYGGIGEVPFSNLTQDEMGRVGEVIDLWVKKMEEISTLRFAAARRGAVDVRKTIRRSGRYLGVPVEIIRKDRPLRKGKIVTLCDVSGSVWSTARFMLNILYSLQECFARVKSYIFIDQPIDVTGLFLAHDANTAVKKILKDGRINHNAKTDYGLVFQEFRDRHLQDLDKKTTLIIMGDGRSNYFNPREPVLEGLRDRCRRLVWLNPEQERFWGSGDSEMLRYRHHCNEARACGNLNQLIDFIQDLVL; encoded by the coding sequence ATGGAAACTCTTATTCTGGAATTCGCCTCCTGCTGCCGGGCCGACGGCATGCGGATTTCCACGGCCGAGGTGCTGGACTGCCTGAACCAGCTGGATCTGGCCGGTCCCCAGGATGAGCCGGTATTCCATACCATCCTTCGGGCCAATTTCGCCAAAAGCCGAAGGGAACAGGCCGAGTTCGAGCGGCTTTACCGCCTCTTTTTCCATGAAATGAAAGGGGGAGGCGGGATGCCGGAATCCGGCACCGGGGGGACGGAACAGGACAGAATTACCGCCGACGGATTTGAACTGCTGGCCCAGCTGGAAGATACGGCCCCGATGGAGACGGATCTGGACCAGGCGCTCATGGATTTCATGAAGGGGGATCCCGAAGCCTTTATCCTGGCCGTGCGGCAGATCCAAGACCAGGAGAGCGAGAAGGTCCAGGCGGTAAAATCCAACCTGGGCCAGCTCACCGGCCGCCTGGAGATCATGCTGGCGGTCAATAAGATGCGGCAGCGGGTGGCGCAGTTTTCAGGCAGTCCGGATACCCCCGTGGTGAACGGGGAGCGGGCCCGCCTGGAGGAGATGGCCGGCCGCCGTCTGGACCGCGCCCTTGCCTTTCTCAGCGAAGACCCCCGTCCGGATAATGCGGGCCTGCGCAGCGGCGGGGCCGGAGAAAAACGGTATGGGGGCATTGGCGAGGTGCCCTTTTCCAACCTGACCCAGGATGAGATGGGCCGGGTGGGGGAGGTCATCGACCTCTGGGTGAAAAAGATGGAAGAAATTTCCACCCTGCGCTTTGCCGCAGCCCGCAGGGGAGCGGTGGACGTGCGAAAGACCATCCGCCGTTCCGGCCGTTATCTGGGGGTGCCCGTGGAAATTATCCGCAAGGACCGGCCCCTGCGAAAGGGAAAAATCGTCACCCTCTGCGATGTGTCCGGATCGGTCTGGTCCACGGCAAGGTTCATGCTCAATATCCTTTACTCCCTCCAGGAATGCTTTGCCCGGGTGAAATCCTATATTTTCATCGACCAGCCCATTGACGTGACAGGGCTTTTTCTGGCCCATGATGCCAATACCGCCGTAAAAAAGATTCTCAAGGACGGCCGGATTAACCATAATGCAAAAACCGATTACGGCCTGGTCTTTCAGGAATTCAGGGACCGCCATCTTCAGGACCTGGACAAGAAAACCACCCTCATTATCATGGGTGACGGCCGCTCCAATTATTTTAACCCCCGGGAACCTGTGCTGGAAGGGCTGCGGGACCGGTGCCGGCGCCTGGTCTGGCTGAACCCTGAGCAGGAACGCTTCTGGGGCAGCGGGGATTCGGAAATGCTGCGGTACCGCCATCATTGCAACGAGGCCCGGGCCTGCGGCAATCTCAACCAGCTCATAGATTTTATCCAGGATCTGGTGCTCTAA